In Papaver somniferum cultivar HN1 unplaced genomic scaffold, ASM357369v1 unplaced-scaffold_3320, whole genome shotgun sequence, a genomic segment contains:
- the LOC113342124 gene encoding protein EARLY FLOWERING 4-like — protein MTTVANFSSGAEQSSMDYDADDQVEIGEEEEEESEVWKTISKSFQQVQAILDQNRILIQQVNENHQSKIPQNLAKNVALIRDININVSKVASIYTELSTNFSGFFHQSRGEMKNQVEYAADATTTDGCGIHIFMFYPQM, from the exons ATGACAACAGTTGCAAATTTTTCATCAGGAGCTGAGCAATCTAGTATGGATTATGATGCTGATGATCAAGTAGagattggagaagaagaagaagaagaaagtgaagtATGGAAGACGATTAGTAAAAGTTTTCAACAAGTACAAGCAATTTTAGATCAAAATCGGATATtaatccaacaagttaatgaGAATCATCAATCAAAGATTCCACAAAATCTTGCTAAGAATGTTGCCCTAATTCGAGATATCAATATTAATGTCTCTAAAGTTGCGTCTATTTACACTGAGCTTTCTACAAATTTCTCTGGTTTCTTTCATCAAAGTCGTGGGGAGATGAAGAATCAAGTGGAATACGCAGCTGATGCTACAACTACA GATGGTTGCGGGATACACATCTTCATGTTCTACCCTCAGATGTGA